Genomic window (Streptomyces sp. RerS4):
GCGCGGCGGGCATCGACGCCTTCCACATCGGCGGCGCGGCCCGCCCGGAAGGCTGGCACACCCCGGTCTCCCCGTCGGCGGTCGCGAAGTGGCGCGCGGCCCTGTAGGTCCTGTACGGCCGACCGGCCTCAACTCCGCCCCCAACGGCGGGCGGCCGCCGGCGAGGCTGCGCAGCCGAGGCTGGAGTTCGGCTGCGCCGGCGGGGCGTGAAGAGCGGCCGCCGGACGTCGAGACGCGGGCACCGCGTAGCGATGCGCCTGACCGCTCCCCACAGCACTCTGATCGTCTTTTGGGGCGGGTGTCGGCCCAAGACGGCCGGCGGACGCCGAGAAATGAGGAGCACGTAGCGATCTGACGCGCTTGGGCGCGCGCCAGGACGATCTGGTCGTCCTGGCGGGGAGGCAGGCCGGCCGCCCGGTCCCGACAGGGGCTTTGAGGTGCCCGGATGCCCGGTGGGTCATGCGCCCGACCCCTCGCTCATCGCTGACGAGGTCGAGGGCCCCCCTTCCGCCCCCCATGCCCTCTCCGGTCCCGTCCGGGGGGATTCCGCCGCCCGGATCCCGGCCGCGCTTCTGCCCCGCCCGGGTTCAACTCCCCGCGCCCGACCCCGCCCGGCACCGGAAGGCGGGTGGCAGCCGCCACCTCACCCTCAGGGGTCGAGGCGGTGATGGTGCGCCCGCGCGGGGCGGCGTAGGCCCCACCCACCCGCCGGGAGGCGGGTCGGCAGCTCCCGTCCCGTCCCCGGGGGTCGAGGGGGAGATGGCGGGCCCGCACGGGCCGACGTACAAGCGCGCCCCCCACCCCCCTCAGCCCAGTGCCCCCGGCAGGGCCGCCGCGTGGATCGCCGTCAGGCCCGATACGGCTCGGGTGAGGCAGACGTAGAGGCGGCGCAGGCCGGTCCGTTCGTCGGGTTCGCCCGAGACGACGGCGGCGGGCTCGTCCAGGACCACGTAGTCGTACTCCAGACCCTTCGCCAGCGACGCCGGGACGAGCGTCAGGCGGGACTCCGCCGTCGTCTCCTCGCCGGGCGACAGGTACGCCAGCCCCGCCGCCGTCAGGGCTTCGGCCAGCTCCGGGATCCGCGCGTCCGCCGCGATCAGCCCGATCGACCCCTCGTGCGCGAGCGATGCCCGGCAGGCCTCGACCACCGCCGGGGTGAGGTCGTCCGTCCGGGTGACGACCAGGGAGCCCGGCGTCTCGCGGACCGAGGAGACCGGGGCCAGCCCCGGGGAGATCTCCGGCAGCAACCGTGACGCGTACGCGATGACCTCGCGCGGTACGCGGAAGCCGGCGGTGAGTTCCTCCAGGACGGCCTCCGGCTTGCCCAGGTGGGCCAGGGCCTCGTCCCAACTGCGCGTCGCCCACGGGGTCGTGCCCTGCGCGAGGTCCCCGAGGACCGTCGCGGATCCCGTCGTGCAGCGACGCCCCACCGCCCGGTACTGCATCGGCGAGAGGTCCTGGGCCTCGTCGAGGACGACGTGGCCCAGGGACGGGGTGCGTTCCACCAGGTCGGCGGCCTCGTCGATGAGGACCAGGTCGGCCGCCGACCACTTCGCGGACTTCACGCTGCGAAACGGCTTCGGCCACAGCAGCAGCTTCTGTTCGTCCTCCGTGAGGACCCCATGCGCGTGCTCCGCCAGGAACTCCGGATCCGACAGCAGCCGCAGCACCAGCTTGGCCGGCTCCACCTGCGGCCAGCTCGCCTTGACGACCGCCTTCACCGCCGCGTTGCGCGCCACCGCGTCCTGCACGCGGTCGTCGGGGGCCTCGCCCGCCTGCTCCATGCGGACGAGCACGGCGTGCGCGATCCGCTGCGGGAGCGCGTCGCGGGCGGCGCCGTAACGGATGTCGCGGCGCTGGAGTTCCCCGACGATCTCCGCGAGCTCGTACGCGGGCACGCGCCAGCGGCGCGAGCCGCGCACCACCATCAGCGGCTCGGCCGGCTCCGTGACGTGGGAGTGGACGGCGCGGCGCAGCACCTCCGCCATCCGGGCGTCGCCCTTGACCACGGCGGTTTCGGCCGGGTCGACGTCCCGCACCTCCAGGCCGTCGCGCGCGACGAGGTCGTCGACGGTGGCCTGCTTGACCTCCAGCTCGCCCAGGGCGGGCAGGACCTGCTCGATGTAGTGCAGGAAGGAGCGGTTCGGCCCGATGACCAGGGTGCCGGTACGGGCGAGCCGCTCGCGGTGCGCGTAGAGGAGGTACGCGACCCGGTGCAGGCCCACGGCCGTCTTGCCGGTGCCGGGGCCACCCTGTACGCAGACGGAACCGGAGAGCCCCGAGCGGACGATCTCGTCCTGTTCGGGCTGGATCGTCGCGACGATGTCCCGCATGGGGCCGACGCGCGGCCGCTCGATCTCGCGCTGGAGGAGCTTGCTGACGGCGGCCGCCTCGGAGGGGTCGGAGAGGTGCTCGTCCTCGTACGCGGTCAGCTCCCCGCCGGTGTAGCCGAAGCGGCGGCGCAGGGCGATGTCCTGCGGGTCGTTCTTCGACGCCCGGTAGAACGGCTGGGAGACGGGCGCGCGCCAGTCGATGACCATCGGGTCGCCGTCGGCGTCGTGGACGTGGCGGCGTCCGATGTAGAACTGTTCCCCCTCCGCCCCCTCGGCGAGCTCGGCGCCCGGGGCGTGGAGGTAGTCGAGGCGGCCGAAGAAGAGCGGGGTGTGGGAGAGGTCGGCGAGGGCCTTGATGCGGTCGTCGATCTGCGCCTGGAGGACGAGGGAGTTGACCCAGTTCGCGGTGACGTCGCGGATGTCGAGGGCCTCGACGTCCTCGCGCATGGCGCGCAGGGCGGAGCGCGAGGCGCTCAGGTGGGCCCGTTCACGGCCGAGGGGGTCGGTGGTCGCGTCGGACGGGGTGGCGACCGGCGTGTCGGAAGGGGCGTCGGGGGCGTGCGCGGGCACGGAACGGCCTCCAGCTGCTGGCGGTGCGGGACGGGAGCCCGCCGGTTTCCGGTCGGCGGGCGGCTCTCCCCGGTGGAGCGGTGGGAGGCGGCAAGAGCGGAGATTCTAGTCACCGGCCCAGAGCGGCGCGACCGAATTCCGCCGCCCCGAAGCGGGGGTGTCATACCTCGGAGTGTCAGACCTGAGGCAGGGGCCCTAGGGGGCGGCATGGGTCGTGAGGAGGACGGCGGCGGCCTGGAGGTTCCGCCCCTGGGGCGATGTGCGGGAAGGGGAGAAACCGGACCATGGGTACATGAGCACCGCAACCTTCACCCCGATCCAGGGCGGCCGCCCGCGCGGCGCCGCCCCCACCTCCGACTCCCCTTCCCGTCACCGTTTCGGTGGCGCCCTGCGCGCCGCGAAGATCTTCGCGGCGGCCGCCGTGAGCGTCGTCGTGCTGGGCGAGTACTCCGACTACTCCGAGGACGCCGGCGTCATACGCCGGTGAACCCCCGGCGGGATGCCCGCGTCCCGCCGGGATGCCCGCGTCAGCCGCCGGCCAGGAGGTCGTCGGCGTCCATGATGCGGTAGGCGTAGCCCTGTTCGGCGAGGAAGCGTTGGCGGTGGGCGGCGAAGTCCTGGTCGATGGTGTCGCGGGCGACGACCGAGTAGAAGCGCGCCTCGTGGCCGTCCGCCTTCGGTCGCAGGACGCGGCCGAGGCGCTGTGCCTCCTCCTGCCGGGAGCCGAAGGTGCCCGACACCTGGATGGCGACGGTGGCCTCGGGCAGGTCGATGGAGAAGTTCGCGACCTTCGAGACGACCAGCACGTTGATCTCGCCCTCGCGGAAAGCGTCGAAGAGCTTCTCGCGCTGCGCGTTGGAGGTCTCGCCCTTGATGACGGGCGCGTCCAGGTGTTCGCCCAGCTCGTCGAGCTGGTCGATGTACTGGCCGATGACGAGGGTCTGCTCGCCCCGGTGCTTGCGTACGAGCGCCTCGGTGACCTTCCGCTTCGTCGCGGTCGTCGCGCAGAAGCGGTACTTCTCCTCCGTCTCGGCGGTCGCGTACGCGAGCCGTTCCGACTCGGTGAGGTTCACCCGGACCTCGACGCAGTCGGCGGGCGCGATGTAGCCCTGCGCCTCGATCTCCTTCCACGGCGCGTCGAAGCGCTTCGGCCCGATCAGGGAGAACACGTCGGACTCGCGGCCGTCCTCACGCACGAGGGTGGCCGTCAGACCGAGCCGGCGGCGGGCCTGGAGGTCGGCGGTGAACTTGAAGACGGGCGCCGGCAGCAGGTGCACCTCGTCGTAGAGGATCAGCCCCCAGTCCCGGGAGTCGAACAGCTCCAGGTGCGGGTAGACGCCCTTCCGCTTGGTCGTCAGCACCTGGTAGGTGGCGATCGTGACGGGCCGGATCTCCTTGCGGGTGCCGGAGTACTCGCCGATCTCCTCCTCGGTCAGCGAGGTCCGCTTGACCAGCTCGTGCTTCCACTGGCGGGCGGAGACGGTGTTGGTGACGAGGATCAGCGTGGTCGCCTTGGCCTTCGCCATCGCGCCGGCGCCGACCAGCGTCTTGCCCGCGCCGCAGGGCAGCACGACCACACCGGAACCGCCGTGCCAGAAGCCCTCGACGGCCTGCTGCTGGTAGGGGCGCAGCGCCCAGCCGTTCTCCTCCAGCTCGATCGGGTGCGCCTCGCCGTCGACGTAGCCGGCGAGGTCCTCGGCGGGCCAGCCGAGCTTGAGCAGGGTCTGCTTGATCTGTCCGCGCTCGGAGGGGTGGACGGCCACGGTGTCGGGGTCGAGCCGCGCCCCGACCAGCGGGGCGACCTTCTTCGACCGCAGGATCTCCTCCAGCACCGGCCGGTCGGTGCTGGTCAGCACGAGCCCGTGCACGGGGTGCTTGGAGAGGGTGAGGCGGCCGTAGCGGGCCATGGTCTCGGCCACGTCGACGAGCAGGGCGTGCGGGACGGGGTAGCGGGAGAACTCGACGAGCGCGTCGACGACCTGCTCGGCGTCGTGCCCGGCGGCGCGGGCGTTCCACAGGCCGAGCGGGGTGATCCGGTAGGTGTGGATGTGCTCGGGAGCGCGCTCCAGCTCGGCGAAGGGCGCGATGGCCCGGCGGGCGGCCCCGGCGAGCTCGTGGT
Coding sequences:
- a CDS encoding DNA repair helicase XPB, giving the protein MNGPLIVQSDKTLLLEVDHELAGAARRAIAPFAELERAPEHIHTYRITPLGLWNARAAGHDAEQVVDALVEFSRYPVPHALLVDVAETMARYGRLTLSKHPVHGLVLTSTDRPVLEEILRSKKVAPLVGARLDPDTVAVHPSERGQIKQTLLKLGWPAEDLAGYVDGEAHPIELEENGWALRPYQQQAVEGFWHGGSGVVVLPCGAGKTLVGAGAMAKAKATTLILVTNTVSARQWKHELVKRTSLTEEEIGEYSGTRKEIRPVTIATYQVLTTKRKGVYPHLELFDSRDWGLILYDEVHLLPAPVFKFTADLQARRRLGLTATLVREDGRESDVFSLIGPKRFDAPWKEIEAQGYIAPADCVEVRVNLTESERLAYATAETEEKYRFCATTATKRKVTEALVRKHRGEQTLVIGQYIDQLDELGEHLDAPVIKGETSNAQREKLFDAFREGEINVLVVSKVANFSIDLPEATVAIQVSGTFGSRQEEAQRLGRVLRPKADGHEARFYSVVARDTIDQDFAAHRQRFLAEQGYAYRIMDADDLLAGG
- a CDS encoding AAA family ATPase; protein product: MREDVEALDIRDVTANWVNSLVLQAQIDDRIKALADLSHTPLFFGRLDYLHAPGAELAEGAEGEQFYIGRRHVHDADGDPMVIDWRAPVSQPFYRASKNDPQDIALRRRFGYTGGELTAYEDEHLSDPSEAAAVSKLLQREIERPRVGPMRDIVATIQPEQDEIVRSGLSGSVCVQGGPGTGKTAVGLHRVAYLLYAHRERLARTGTLVIGPNRSFLHYIEQVLPALGELEVKQATVDDLVARDGLEVRDVDPAETAVVKGDARMAEVLRRAVHSHVTEPAEPLMVVRGSRRWRVPAYELAEIVGELQRRDIRYGAARDALPQRIAHAVLVRMEQAGEAPDDRVQDAVARNAAVKAVVKASWPQVEPAKLVLRLLSDPEFLAEHAHGVLTEDEQKLLLWPKPFRSVKSAKWSAADLVLIDEAADLVERTPSLGHVVLDEAQDLSPMQYRAVGRRCTTGSATVLGDLAQGTTPWATRSWDEALAHLGKPEAVLEELTAGFRVPREVIAYASRLLPEISPGLAPVSSVRETPGSLVVTRTDDLTPAVVEACRASLAHEGSIGLIAADARIPELAEALTAAGLAYLSPGEETTAESRLTLVPASLAKGLEYDYVVLDEPAAVVSGEPDERTGLRRLYVCLTRAVSGLTAIHAAALPGALG